Within Desulfatiglans sp., the genomic segment TGCCTCATCAGGCATCTTTTTGTTCATGGAATAAGCCGCAAAGTATGGGCCAAGCTGGGCTATTACACCATCTGTAATGGATATATCCACAAACTGACCTTCACCTGTTTTATCCCTTGCGATCACTGCGGCAAGTATGCCTATAACAGCCTGCATGCCACCGCCTGCAATATCGCCGATTAGATTACCGGGAAGCCTGGGTTCCTTTAAAATACTGAGATACCCTGCCTGCGATATATAGTTCACATCATGTCCTGGCAAAAATCTGTAGGGGCCATCCTGGCCATAACCTGTTATTGCACAGTAGATGATCCTCTTGTTTATCTCTTTAAGCTTTTCATAACCTATGCCAAGCCTGTCAGTAACGCCTGGTCTGAACCCCTCAACAACAATATCCGCCATTTTTGCAAGCCTGTGAAAGATCTCCCGCCCCGCATCACTTTTAAGGTTTATGCCTATGCTTCTCTTATTCCTGTTTGAGGGGTCAAATGGAGAATCAGGAGGGGCAAATTCTTTCACCTCCGGCATCCCCTTGCCTTTACCATCATCGGCGCGTCTTCCGGTTGGCCTGCCCGCCTCTTCTATCTTTATGATATCCGCCCCCATATCGCCCAGGATACCTGTACA encodes:
- a CDS encoding CoA transferase, whose protein sequence is MQSNNKENLQALSGLTVLDLSRFAPGPFCTGILGDMGADIIKIEEAGRPTGRRADDGKGKGMPEVKEFAPPDSPFDPSNRNKRSIGINLKSDAGREIFHRLAKMADIVVEGFRPGVTDRLGIGYEKLKEINKRIIYCAITGYGQDGPYRFLPGHDVNYISQAGYLSILKEPRLPGNLIGDIAGGGMQAVIGILAAVIARDKTGEGQFVDISITDGVIAQLGPYFAAYSMNKKMPDEADMVSTGTVPFYNLYKTKDCKMLSLGCSEPWFYVNLCKALGCEDMISHQGVVEKYGEVTEVFTQRFLEKTRDEWFEILIKSDIAVSRVMDFDELADDPQIRHRDMIVDLEHPILGKVKQAGIPVKLSATPGSIRKFAPKRGEDAVKILEETGYSKEEIERLEKDDVIYTGGL